Part of the Tamandua tetradactyla isolate mTamTet1 chromosome 11, mTamTet1.pri, whole genome shotgun sequence genome, CGGGAGGACCCCCTGTTAACCAAGAAATGGTGGCATCACCCCCCCCGCAACCTTGCCGTAATGGAGGGAGTGGACCCCTTCCTCTCACTAACAAGAGGACAAACTCCTCATTAACTTAGAAGGCAGATCTACCCGCCGCCATAGCTTGTGCCCCCTTAGCTGAGATGGGGAGAGTTCCAGCCCTTCCCCTGTGGCTACTGAGCCCAGTGAGCAGGATACATGGGGAACACTCCCTCTGGCCAGAGGGAGACCCTCAAATCCCAGAGAGGCTAAGAAGAACCTTCCTAGCTGAGACCCTAGCATCCCTGAGGAAAAACCTCCAGCTTTGGGGAGCAAGATGCCCCTTCCTGAAGCACAGCAGGGCCCCCCAATTTCCAGCTCAGAGGGGTTCGGTTTGGGGCTGCTTGGGGTCCCTGCCTTTGCTCACACCTGGgcctccttcccctctcccagGGCCTGGGTTGGGGGTTCCTTATCTGCCTCCCTGCTTCCTCCATGTCCTTTCCCTGCACTGCGGGCCTGGGTCTTTGGTAGAGGGGAGACATTCCCTGCATGGAGGGCTGCTCTGGGGGGCCCTGCAAAGCTGGGGAGAGCTAGGGTCCCTAAAACCGGCCAGAGCACAATAGGATGTGCTCCAGGGCTCAGGATGGAGGTCAGGACTAATACCCCCCACTCCAGAGGTGGGCTTGGGGGCCCAGCAAGTCagcaccccctcctcccccctctgCTGACGGCTGCTCCTCTCCCCCCCAGCACGCAATTGCCTTCTGTTTGAAGGAGTCGGGGAGCAAACCCCCCATGGTAACGTATCCCCCGCCCCGGGGTCCCAGGagtccctgcccccagcccccgctGCTGGCCTGGCTGCTCACAGACACCTCCTCTGCCTCTTGCTGCTGCCCCTCCCTCGCTCcaggctgccccctccccacactcTGGCTCTGGGACCCCCGGCTTCATGCCCCATTGGGGCGAGAACCCCAGGCCTCCCTGCCCAGCCTGCATGACCTCTGACCTAGGGGCCAGCCAAACCTCTTACCTGACCCAGCTGCCATCCACAGATCCGGTACCGCAAGGACCGTGCCGTGGCTCGACGCGCCCCCTGCTTTCCCACCGTGACTGGCCTCCAGGACCTGGCAAGTGGGGCCGCGCTGGCTGCCACCATCCACTGCTATTGTCcccagctgctgcggcttgagggTGAGTGGTTGGATCTGGGCCAGATTGTGCCTGAGGAAGCCTCCAGGTCCCTGTCCCCAGGTCCACTTGGAGACAGTGGAGGCAGTATGACGGAGTGGTTACAAGCACAGCTTCCGGGATCCCCTTTCTTCCCctaattagctgtgtgaccttgcacAAGTGtctcaacctctctgtgcttcatatAATTTATTCATGCAATGAATATTCATTAAGTGGGTACTGTGCCCCAGACCCTTCCCCACCCTAGTCCCCACCACTTCGCAAAGGGCATCATATAAGGCCTTCTGAGTAGATTCTGCTGCCGGGCCCTTGCGTCCCTGGGGCCCCATCCTCTTCTCTTTGGAGTCGGGGACCCAGGTATGCTGTCCCCACAGAGGTGTGTCTCAAGGACCCCATGTCCGTGGCGGATAGCTTGTACAACCTTCAGCTGGTGCAGGATTTCTGTGCCTCCCGCCTTCCCCGGGGCTGCCCACTGTCCCTGGAGGACTTGCTTTACGTCCCACCGCCGCTCAAGGTAAGACCACCATGGGGCTCAGGCAGGCCCTGGCAGACCTCCGGGGCTGGGGGCCTGGTCAGCTGAGCCTGTCCCCATCTCCAGATGAACCTGCTGGTGCTGCTAGCCGAGATGTTTGTGTGCTTTGAGGTGCTGAAACCCGACTTCGTGCAGCCCAAGGACCTGCCCGATGGCCATGGTGAGACCCGGCCCCAGGGgccaggtgggggcagggaggctgggGCACGCCTGACCCCTCTTCCCCTGTGCCACAGCTGCCTCCCCCCGTGGCGCCGATGAGTCCCCACCCCAGAACAAGAGCGGCAGCAGGTACCGGGGCCCCAGCCACCGCTTGGTGCTCAGCCAGGGCTGGGGAGGCAGGGTTCCTGGAGCTGACATCTGTCTCTCCTTGCAGTTCTCCCATCTTCAATTTCCGCCACCCTCTCCTGTCACCCGGCGGCCCCCAATCCCCACTCCGCGGATCCACAGGTAAGGAAATGGGGGGCATAGGGGCGGCCGCTGGCACTGTAGACTCCACCCCAGCAAAGGCCATCCTGGCTGACCTTATGTTGTTTACTCATGAGCACTGCATTGGGTCCCCATGGCACCCACATGACACATGGTGACACCTGGTGACCCCCACAATGGGCCCCAGAGTGACCCTCGCCCGCCTGGCCCCCAGCTGCCCATTTCTGGAAACCTCTGGTCTGACCAGAGCACACAATGACCCATCAGTAACATCCTGCAATGCTCCCACCCCCAAGGGTCCTTGAAATCCTCCCCCTCTGTGTCCCACCTGGAGACCCTCGGGAAGGTGTGGAACCGTCAGCTCAGGTAAGTCCCCCACCTCCAGAGGCCCAGGTGGCAAagcaggctggggtggggcctggctgGAGACTTGTCCCAAGGGCTGACCCCTCCCTCTGGCCACCCAGCCGTCCCCTCTCCCAGGCTGTGTCGTTCAGCACCCCCTTTGGCCTGGACAGCGACGTGGATGTGGTCATGGGAGACCCCGTCCTCCTCCGCTCGGTCAGCTCTGACAGCTTGGGTCCCCCACGCCCCGTGCCAGCCCGGCCCTCCGCCCCGCCGCCTCCGGAGCCTGGGGACCTGCCCACCATCGAGGAGGCCCTGCAGATCATCCACAGTGCCGAGCCCCGGCTGCTCCCCGACGGGGCTGCCGATGGCAGCTTCTACCTCCACTCCCCCGAGGGGCCCTTGAAACCCCCACTGACCTCCCCCTACCCACCCGAGGGGGCCTCGAAACCGCTGCCTGATGGGCCCACCAAAGTACCAGCCTCCTCGGTCCCCCCGGAGGGCCCTTTGAAACTGCCCCCCTGCCTGGCCGGGGAGGCATCGAAACCCCTGGCCCTGTCCGAGGGCTCCCCGAAGGCAGCAGCTTTGTCCCCAGCGGCTGCCAACTCGGAAGTGAGAATGACCAGCTTTGCCGAGCGCAAGAAGCAGCTGGTGAAGGCCGAGGCCGAGGCCGGAGGGGGTTGTCCCATGGCCACCCCAGCAGCACCCGAGGCCCTGAGCTCAGAGATGAGCGAGCTGGGTGCCCGGCTCGAGGAGAAGCGCCGGGCCATAGAGGCTCAGAAGCGCCGGATCGAGGCCATCTTTGCCAAGCACCGCCAGCGGCTGGGCAAGAGTGCCTTCCTGCAGGTGCAGCCACGGGAGGCTGGAGGGGAGACCAAGGCAGAGACCGAGCCAGGCCTGGCCCCTGGTGGGGAGCGGCCGGCAGGTGAGGGCCAGGGTGAGCCATCTCCCCGGCCCAAGGCAGTGACCTTCTCGCCAGAGCTGGGGCCCGTGCCCCCCGAGGGCCTGGGGGACTACAACCGGGCAGTCACCAAGCTGAGCGCCGCCCTGAGCTCGCTGCAGCGGGACATGCAGAGGCTCACGGACCAGCAGCAGAGGC contains:
- the CAMSAP3 gene encoding calmodulin-regulated spectrin-associated protein 3 isoform X4, whose amino-acid sequence is MVEAAPPGPGPLRRTFLVPEIKSLDQYDFSRAKAAASLAWVLRAAFGGAEHVPAELWEPFYTDQYAQEHVKPPVTRLLLSAELYCRAWRQLLPQLEAPPSPSALLALLARKGTVPALPERPVCETDLRHQPILMGAHLAVIDALMVAFAFEWTKVPPGPLALASLEHKLLLWVDTTVRRLQEKTEQDAAQRAGPPTPANGATSAQPSCPTRWYWKLVPHAIAFCLKESGSKPPMIRYRKDRAVARRAPCFPTVTGLQDLASGAALAATIHCYCPQLLRLEEVCLKDPMSVADSLYNLQLVQDFCASRLPRGCPLSLEDLLYVPPPLKMNLLVLLAEMFVCFEVLKPDFVQPKDLPDGHAASPRGADESPPQNKSGSSSPIFNFRHPLLSPGGPQSPLRGSTGSLKSSPSVSHLETLGKVWNRQLSRPLSQAVSFSTPFGLDSDVDVVMGDPVLLRSVSSDSLGPPRPVPARPSAPPPPEPGDLPTIEEALQIIHSAEPRLLPDGAADGSFYLHSPEGPLKPPLTSPYPPEGASKPLPDGPTKVPASSVPPEGPLKLPPCLAGEASKPLALSEGSPKAAALSPAAANSEVRMTSFAERKKQLVKAEAEAGGGCPMATPAAPEALSSEMSELGARLEEKRRAIEAQKRRIEAIFAKHRQRLGKSAFLQVQPREAGGETKAETEPGLAPGGERPAGEGQGEPSPRPKAVTFSPELGPVPPEGLGDYNRAVTKLSAALSSLQRDMQRLTDQQQRLLAPPEAPGPAPPPAAWVIPGPTVAPKATSPSPARRAPAARRSPGPGPSPTPRSPKHARPAELRLAPLTRVLTPPHDVDSLPHLRKFSPSQVPVQTRSSLLLAGGPSPEEPVVRSGLVEIPLGSLEEPAADDEGDGSPPGAEDSLEEEASSEGEPRVGLGFFYKDQDKPEDEMAQKRASLLERQQRRAEEARRRKQWQEAEKEQRREEAARLAQEEVVAPSAAPSAPTAPAPPARATAEEEVGPRRGDFTRLEYERRAQLKLMDDLDKAPGSARSTPSPPCRCPLWPTRAPITSG